In Brachybacterium fresconis, the genomic stretch GTGCCGGCCTCGCCGTTGTTGCCGACGCCGACGAGCTCCTCGCCCTCGTCCCCGCCGCCGCCACCGCCGGTGGCGCCGCCGCAGGCCGCGAGGGCTGCAGCTCCGCCGAGGGCTCCGGTGGTCGCCAGGAAGCGTCGGCGAGTGGTTCCGTCAGAGATGGAGAATCTGTGCGATTGCTGCGCGGTCATGGCTGACCCCTCTCTCGGAGTGCGCTCCCGCGGGAGCGACGGGACGTCATCGACCCGTGGACCTTGATTGAACCTCTGCGAGCGGCAAAACCTCCATTGGTAGGCGTTACGGTCCTATAACGATTGTGATGTACCTCACCGCCAGCGTGATCCTTCCGTGCAGAGCACCTGTGCGCCGGGGAGCCGGTCCCTGGTCCCCGCCCCGCAGTCGGGGCCCGTGCGGGGCTCTGCTAGCTTGCCTGCGGAGGTGGTTCCCCATGGATTCCCCCGTCGGGCTCTTCACCAGCACGTCCATCGTCGAGACCGAGCTGCTGCTGGCCGCGTTCGCGCTGTGCTCGCTGATCGGTCTCGAGCGGCAGTTCCGGCAGAAGGCGGCCGGATTCCGCACGCATGTGCTGGTCGGACTGGGCTCCTGCGCGTTCACCCTGGTCTCGGTCTACGGGTTCTCCGCCGTGATCGGCGACGACGTGCGGCTGGATCCCTCCCGCATCGCCGCCCAGATCGTCTCCGGCATCGGGTTCCTCGGCGCCGGCGTCATCTTCAAGGGGCGCAACGTGGTGCGCGGGCTGACCACGGCGGCGACCATCTGGGTCGCCGCGGCCGTGGGGATGGCCTGCGGGGCGGGAATGCTCTCCCTCGCGATCCTGCTGACGATCCTGCATCTGGTGACCCTGTTCGTGGTCGCTCCGCTGATGCACCGGCTGCCGTCCCCGGATGCGAAGCGACTGCTGCGGATCACCTACGTCGACGGTGCCGGGGTGCTTCGCGACCTGCTGGGGGTGGCGACGACCATGGGGTTCACGAGCTCGATCGAGCACAGTCGGCGCACCGACCACGGCGACCGCCACGTCGTGGTCATGGACGTGAGGTTCCACGGCAAGCCCCCGGTGCGGGAACTGATCCCCCAGTTGATGGAGCTCGAGGGGGTCGATCGCGTCGCCCTGCGCCGCGACGACGACCCCGACGACGACCAGTCCTGATGCACCGGCGCACCGCGGGCCGCGAGAGCTCCTGCCCCTCCGCCGCTCTGCGGGCCGCGGGGCTTCTGATCCACCGGTGCGCCTGATCTTCAGGCGCTGACGGCCGCCCGCACCCGCGCCATGATCTGCTTGGCGGCGACGTCCGCCCCGGCCAGCAGCGGGGACGGCACGCCCGGCGTGGCGCCGATGGCGCTGCCGGGCTGGGTGCTCAGCGCCGGGATGCCGAGCACGATGACGGCGGGGTCGACGGTGCCGTCGGCCGCGATCAGGTTGTGGCCGCGGAGGGCGTCCTCGGCGATCTCGGCGCCGGTGGCTTCCAGGCTCTGGGTCGGGACTTCGTCGACCGTGTGGATCCGGGCGCGCCCGGTGGCCAGCAGCGCACGCAGCAGGGGGTCGTCGGTCTCGGGGATCCTGCCCTTGGACATGCGGGTCTCCAGCAGGACGGTCGCGGTGGCGACACGGCCGGTGATCGGCGAGGCCGCGCGGAAGCGGCCCAGCTGCTCGTCGGCCTCGATCACGGTCTGCGGGCCGAGCAGCTCGATCACGCCGGACTCGATCAGCGCCAGCACCAGGCGCACGCGGTCCGCGGGCGGACCGGAGGCCAGGGCCAGCGAGTCGCCGTCGAACCAGCCGAGCACGTCCCGGGCCAGGGAGCGGCCGTGGAAGGCGCCGAGCCGGATCAGGCGTCCCACCTGCTTGCGCAGGGCGCCCATGGCGCCGTTGACCGCCGCTCGGGGGTGGCGGTCGGGGTCCGACAGCGAGCCGAGCTCGTCCTCGATCAGCCGATCGACCAGCGCGTCCCACGCCGCACCGCTGACGGGCTCGCCGCCGGTGGGGCGGTGCAGCTCGTCCAGGGTCCAGGTCCAGCGGGCCTTGCCGATGGCAGCTTCCAGCACGGCGTCGACCTCGTCCTGGGTCCCTGCGCTCGCCAGGGCGTCCATCCAATCGCCGTCGATCGCCGCGGGGACGAGCTCCGTGAGGGCCTCGAGGTACACGCGGGCGAACTCGCGGGACAGGATCGGCCACACCTCGGCGGCGAAGCACACGTCGGAACGCTCCGCGAGGGTCTGGAACCACTCGGGGGTCGCCCACCGAGCGGTGAAGGGGCGTACGGTGCGGCCGCCGTCGGGCTTGGAGCGGTAGGGCACGCCGCGGCGGGAGCCGACCACCAGGTGCGGTTCGCGGCCGCTGGGGAGATAGCGCAGGCGGCCGGCCGGGTCGCCGGGAACGGGCTCGACCGCTCCGCCCCACTCGGCGGCGAGCTGGCCGATGACGTCGAAGAAGTTCGCGCCCAGGCCGCGCACCAGCACCGTCTGCCCGGCGGGCAGAGCGGTGTAGTCGCGCTCGGCGGGCATGCCGGGTTCGACGTAGCGCAGACCGAAGCGCCCGGCCGCCTCGGCCAGGGCGGTCACCTCCGGATCGCGGCGGGCCTGGACCATGCCCTGGGCCAGCACCACGGTGGGGGCGGCCAGGCGGCGACCGTCGGCCAGCACCACGACGGTGTCCTCGCCCGAGCGCTCGAGGTCGACGACCAGAGCGTGGATCTCGGTGACCTCGACGTACCCGGCGGCGATCGCGGCATCGAGCTGATCGCGGAAATAGGCACCCTGCAGCCGACGGGTGGGGAACGTGGCGCCGACCAGGGTGCGGGCCTCCTCGAGCACCCAGTCCCCCAGCGGGTGACCGCCGGAGTCCGTGACGGACCGCGCCCAGTCCACGAGGTCCGGACCGGGGGCGGCCGGGCCGGACATCGGGGTCGAGGCGTCGGGGTGGATGGTGGTGGCGTCGGCCTGGGTGTTGTTGAGGTACTCGGCAGGCTGGTCGATCAGCCAGGTGGCTCCCGGGCCGACGGCGAGGGAGTCGATCACGGCGAGCCGGGCGGGCTCTCCCCCGTCGGCCGCCACCCGGGCGGCGGTGCGCAGCACGGTGGCGACGCCGCGGGGCCCGCCGCCGACGAGGATCGCGTCCAGAGTGCTCATCGAGAGCTCACGGCAGCCGCCAGGTCGCTGTCGCGGCGGTCCGCGGCGGACGCCTCGGCATCGCGCGCCGTGGACTCTGCGGACTCGGCGGCTCCGGTGTCGTCGGCCCCGGTGTCGTCGGCGTCCGCGGCGAGCTCGTCGAGCCGGGCCCCGGTGCGGGTGAACCCTTGCTCGTCCACGCGCGGGCGCACCTCCACGGTGTCGGTGCCGGTGGCGACCTCGACGTCCACCTCGTAGACGGTGCGCAGGGTCGAGGCCTGCAGCGCGTCGGCGGGGGCGCCATCGGCGGTGACGGAGCCCTCGTGCAGCACGATCACCTGGTCGCAGTAGCGGGCGGCGTGGTTGAGGTCGTGGATGGCGATCAGCGCGCTGATGCCCTCCTCGCGGGTGATCTGGCGGACCAGCTGCAGCGTCTCGATCTGGTAGCGCAGGTCCAGCGCACTGGTGGGCTCGTCCAGCAGCAGCACGCGGGTGTCCTGGGCCAGGGCCCGTGCGATCAGGGCGCGCTGGGCCTGACCGCCGGAGAGCTCGGACATGCTGCGCTCGGCCAGATCGGTCAGACCCATCCGCACGATCGCGTCCTCGACCTTCGAGCGGTCCTCCTCTCGCGGGGTGAGCCCGTAGTGCGGGGTGCGGCCCAGCATCACGGCCTCGCGCACCGTGAGGTCGAAGGGGGCGTCCCCGGCCTGCGGGACGTAGCCGACGACCTTCGCGAGCTCGCGCCGCCCGAGAGAGGCGGTGGCGCGGCCCTCGACCGTGACGTGCCCGGCCTTCGCACGGTGCACCCCGGCGATGGCCTTGACCAGGGTGGACTTCCCGGAGCCGTTGGGGCCCAGCAGCGCGCAGAAGGCCCCGGGGGCGACCTCGAAGGAGATGTCCTCGAGGATTGCCCGCTTGCCGTAGGAGAAGGAGAGGTGATCGACGGTGAGGCTCACTTCAGAGTGTTCCTTCGCGTGAGGATGAGGTAGATGAACACGGGGCCGCCGATGAAGGCGACCACGATGCCGACGGGCACGACCGCCGGGGCGATGACGGTGCGGCCGACGGCGTCGGCCACCAGCAGCAGGAGTCCGCCGGACAATGCCGCGAAGGGCAGCAGGTGGCGGTGGTCGGCACCGATCGCAAGGCGGGCGATGTGGGGGCCGACGAGCCCGACGAAGCCGATGATGCCGCAGAAGCTGACCACGACGGCGGCGAGGGTGACGGCCAGGGCGATCAGGCCGATGCGCAGCGGGCCCACGTTCACGCCGAAGCTGCGGGCGGCGTCGTCGCCGGCGAAGGCGATGGCGTTGAGGTCCTTGGAGAACCACAGGGTCAGCGGCACGGCGACCACGGTGATGATCCCGACGATCAGCACGTCGTCCCAGCCGGCGTCGTTCACGGAGCCGAAGGTCCAGCGGATGATCGCCTGCAGGGTGTTCTCGTTGGCGGTGAACTGCAGCGCCGAGGTGAGGGCCTCGAAGATCTGGGTCATCGCGATGCCGAGCAGCAGCAGGGTGGCCACGGCCATGCGGCGGGCGGTGGCGATGCCGAGCACGAGCGCGGAGACCATCAGCGACATCACCATCGCCCCGATGATCGTCGCCCAGGCCGGCAGCTGGTTGGTGCCGGCCAGGGTGATCACCAGGGCCGCGCCGAAGGCGGCCGCCGGGGAGACGCCGAGGGTGAAGGGGCTGACCAGCGGGTTGCGCAGCAGACCCTGCATGAGCACGCCGGAGACCGACAGCGCCGCGCCGGCGGCGAAGGCCAGCAGCACGCGCGGCAGCCGCAGCTGGGTGATGACCGCGTAGGAGGAGGCGAAGTCGGCGCTGATGGTGCCGCCGAAGACGCTCACCTGGACCGAGCGGACCACATCGGTCACTCCGACCCCGGCGGTGCCGATGGTGACGGCGATGAGCAGAGCGAGCACGGAGACGACGAGCCCCACCGCGAGCGTGAGGGACTTGCGCAGCTCGCGGCGGCGGGCGGTGGCCGCTCCGGTTCTCCCGGGGGCGGGCGCGGGGCCGCCGGCGCTGCGGCGAGGAGTCTCGAGGGTGGTGGTCATGACGTGGGCCCGTGGACGTAGTCGGCCGGGTCGGACAGCTCGGTGTCCTGGAACTCGGTGACCCAGCGGGTGAGGTACTGGTCGGGATCGGCGTCGCCGAGCGCGTCGGGGTGCAGCCAGGAGGCGAGGTACAGCGCACCGATGGACTTGCCCAGCGCGGAGGTGGCCCAGCCGTTGGCGATCGCGATCTGCCCTTCGGCCAGGGCGCTCATCCCGTCCCAGCCGGGGCGGGAGGCGATGTCCTCGCGGATCTCCGCGAAGCGGTCGACGGGCTCGGCCGAGGGCTCGAACTCGTGGAGGACGAACTGCGGGTCGCGCAGCACCACCTCGCTGGGGTCGACCGTGAGCTCCTCCTGGGCGTCCCCGCCGGAGGCGTCGGAGAAGATGTTCGTGCCGCCGGCGGCCTCGATCATGGCGTCGAAGCCGGACCCGGGCAGGGCGGTCAGGTACGGCTCGACGGTCTCGAAGTAGACCGGGACGGGCTCGACCTCGGCCAGTCGCTCCTGAAGGATCCCCGTGATCTCGTTCTTGAACTCGAGGACGGTGGTGGCCGCCTCGGTGGCGCCGAAGACCTTGCCCAGCAGGGTGATGGTCTCGTCGACCACGTCGGTGTCCCAGGCGGTGGCGACGATCATCGGGATGCCGAAGGGCTCGAGCTGCTCGGCGGCCTCCTGCCAGATGGCATTGCGCGGCATGATCACCACATCGGGCTCGAGCTGGGCGATGGCCTCGTAGTTCAGCTGGTCCAGGCCCTCGGCGATGACCTGGCCGTCCTCGAGCGGCAGATAGGGCAGACGGTCCAGCGAGGCCCGGTCCACGCCGACGACGGCATCCCCGGCCCCGATGGCGCGGACGAACTCGTTGGTGTAGCTGTTCAGCACCACGGCGCTGCGTGCCGGGCCGGGCAGCTCGACCTCCCGGTCCTGGTCATCGGTCACCGTGACGGCGGTGGAGGTGGCGGCCCCGGCCTCACCCTCGACGGTGACCTCGCCGCAGGCGGCGAGGCCCAGGAGAGGAAGGGTGGCGACGGCGGCACCGAGCAGGGTGCGGCGGCGAAGTGCAGGGGTCATGGCTCCTCGACGGGGGTGCGGGATGGGGAGACGGTCAGGTCAGGCGGCGACGCGCTCGGCGCCGGATCGGCCGGCGTCGGACCGGCCGGCGTCGGGCAGGCCGTCGTCGGGCAGGGAGGGCTCCCCGAGGCTCAGCATGAGGCGGTTGGCCCAGGAGAAGAAGGCCGCGGCGGTCAGCAGGTCGGCGATCTCGGTGGTGCTCAGCCCCTGGCGACGCAGCGGCTCGAGCTCGGCGGCTGTCAGCTGCGGGCGGGGGCGGGACAGCGCGGCGGACACGGCGATGACGGCGGACCACCGGTCGTCCTGGCCGGCTTCGAGCGGCGCGAGGTCCGCGGCGATCCAGTCCTCGTCGCGCTCGAGGGCGGTCGCCAGCAGGGTGTCGACGGCGTCCTCGCGCCGGGAGAGGCCCGCGGCCTTGCGCGCATGCACGGACGCGCAGTAGATGCAGTCGTTGACCTTGCTGGCCACGGCGGCGGCGAGCTCGCGCTCTGCCTTGGGGGCACCGTCGCGGGGCAGGAAGATCGCGTTGTCCAGTCCGCTGCGGGCGGCGGTGATGGCCGGGGTCAGCGAGAGCATCCGGAAGTAGACGCTGTTCGTGCTCGCCTTGGAGGCGAAGGAGGCACGCTGGAGCTCGCTGAGCTCGTCCTCCTCGGGGACGGCCACCCACGGCTCCCACTGCAGGATCTCGCGGGTGAAGGCCGAGGGGCGGGTGCGACCGGTGGCGGTGGGGCCGCCGTGCTCGGCGACGCGGCCCCGGGTCAGGGGGTGGCGGATCGGGGCCTCGACGGTGGGCACCTCGACCCCGCGAAGGGCGGCCAGGCCCGCGAGAAGGCGCTGGAGGTAGCTCTCGAAGGAGACGAGCTGGCTGACCAGGACGGCCAGCGGCGCGTCGACGCCCGCGCCCACCAGGCGGGTCTGGTCCGGGCGGCCGACGAGGGCCGGGGAGACCGACAGCAGGTCCACGTGCTCCCGCAGGGCGTTCAGCGCGGCGGCGTCCAGGCCGTGGAGATCGGCGGCGATCGGATCGGCGGCGGTGAGTCGGGCATCGGCACCCTGGGCCGCATGCCAGGCGGACAGCGGCCCGCTGCCCTGCCAGTCCGCGGTGACCGCCGCGAGGGCGTGCAGCACCGGCACGGGCAGCAGCTGCTCGGTGCGGTAGAGGGCGTCGTAGGCCTCGCGGGTGCGGGCGAGGACCTCGGGTCGCAGCGCCGTCAGCGCTTCCTGGACTTCTGGAGTCTCCGGGTCGTCGATGAGGATCGCCGCCAGGAGCTGGTCGGCGTCGAGGGGCGTGGGCGCAACAGACATGACCTGATCTTATGCATCTCCCAAGCATGTCTATGCTGTCAGATCGTGTGTGAGGGCTCACCCGGCGGGGTTGCGTCGGGTTGTCGTCGCGCGGTGATCAGCGTGCTGACCGAGCTGGTGATGCCGTGAACTGCAGAAAGTGCCCGAGGCGCACGGAGTCGCTCGCGATGACCCGATGGTCACTACCATCGCCGACAGCTGAAAGCAGGACTGATGGCGGTTCATCGTGCGTCACAGAAGGGCTCGCCCGGGCGTCTTGAGGCCACCTGCGAGAACAGAGCCCGCCCCCGAGGACCCGTCCGCGTCCCGACGACGCGTCTCAGCCTTCGACCCAGCGCGGCTCGACCAGGGTGATGCGGGGTCCGGCACCCTCGATCTGCAGCAGGCGCACCAGCTCCGCGACGGCGATCTCGCTGACCTCGATCCGTCGCGGGTCGATCTGCGGCACGGCGGCCAGCAGCGGGCTGACGTCGACCAGGTCCTCGCCGCTGAGGGCGATCAGCAGCCGGGTCTCGTCCACCAGCGCCCCGGTGGCGGCCATCGCGAACAGCGCCTGACGCACCCCGGTGATCCCGAACAGGGCGGTGCGCTGGTTGGGCAGGGTGAGGCGCAGAGCCCGCTCGGGCACCCCGGAGAGCGCCTCGTGGTCGAGCACGACCTCCAGCTCGCACTCCCCCGCGCTGTCCTCGACGCCGGCCAGGAAGCGGGAGACGTCGTTGCGACGGCGCTTGCGGTCCGGGGAGCCGAACAGCAGCAGGCGGTCGCATCCCTCCTCGACGGCGCGGGCGACCACCATGCGGCCGAGCATCTCGAAGTCGAGGTCGACGACGGATCCCTGGGGGAACTCCTCCGGTTTGCCGATGGTCACGAAGGGCAGCCCGGACTCGATGACGGGGGCGACGCGCTCGTCCTGCCGGTCCAGCTCCATGAGGATCAGCGCCTCGCACACGCCGGTCCGCACGACCCGTCGAATGCCGCGTGCCCCTTCCTGGGCGGTGACCAGCAGGATGTCGTAGCCGTGGCGCTGGGCCTCGCGGGCGATGGCGCCGATGAAGACCATCAGCACGCCGTCGTCGGAGTCGGCCTCGGGGACCATCAGCCCGATCACGCCGCTGCGCTGCGAGCGCAGGGTGCGGGCGCCGGAGTTGGGGTGGTAGCCGAGCTTGTCGATGGCGTCCTCGACCCGGGCACGGGTGGCCTCGGAGATGGGGCGGGAGCCGGTCAGCACGTAGCTGACGGTGGACTGCGAGACGCCGGCCAGGCGTGCGACGTCCAGGCTCGTCGGCGGCTTCTTCCGCTCGGCCCTGCTGACGGCCATGGCTCCCTCCCCGTCCCCGGTGCTGCTCTACGTGGTGGTCAGCCCCGAGACGCCAGTCTTCCATGTCGACAGTGCCCGGCTGCGTCCGTCCACGAGATCGAGATCGCGTGCCGCGGCGAGCGCCTCGTCGAGCACCTCGGCCAGCAGCACCCGGCGGCCGGTCTCGGCCGAGCGGACCGCGGCCTCGACGATCGCCTGGGTCCAGACGTTGCCATGGACCTCCGAGTCCGGGACGGGGCCGCCGCGCAGGGAGGCGCAGAACTCGGCCAGCGAGGCGTCCAGCTCCCAGCGGGCCTCGGGGGCGGGGTCACGGCCGGGGGCCTGCTCGCCGTCCTCGGGCCGGGCCGTCGGCGGCTCCTCCCCGTCCCAATGGACGGTGCCGCGCGCGCAGCTGACCCGCCAGTCGCCGTTCCAGCTGGTCTCGGCCCCGGGAGCGGCCCAGGATCCGGAGTAGGTGTGGACGGCGCCGCTGTCGTACGTGATCGTCACGGTGGCGGCCGCGTCCCCGGCGTACCAGCTCCAGGCGGGGTTGTAGGAGGTGGCGGTGACGGCGACGGGGTCGCCGTCGATCAGGATGCGCCCGGCGTCGAAGGCGTGGATCGCCATGTCCACGATCAACGGGTGCTCCATCTCGTCGCGGAAGCCGCCGAAGCGGGGCGCCTTGTAGAAGCGGGTGTCGACGATGCCGGCGCCGCCGAGCTCGTCGGCCAGGCGTCGCGTCTCGTGGAGGTGGGCGTTGTTCCGTCGCGACTGGGAGACCATGAACAGCCTCCCGGTGCTCTCGGCGTGCCCGGCCAGGGACACGGCTTCGGCAAGGGTCGCCGCGCAGGGCTTCTCCCCCAGCACCGGGTAGCCGGCGTGCAGGGCGTCGGCCGTGACGGCGTGGTGGGCGGCGGGGATCGTCACGTCGATGACGGCTTCGGCCGAGGCCTGTCGCGCGACGGTGACCGCGTCGGTGCCGGTGCGGACGACCGCCCGACGGTCCTCGGGGACGAGGTCGGCGACCGCGCGCTCGGCGGCCCCGTCGATCACGTCGATCACCCCCACCAGCACCGCGGCGTCGCTGCTGAGCACGGTGCGGATCCACGTCTTCCCCATGCCGCCGGCACCGACGACGACGACCGGGACGGGGCCGGCGGGGTGCGCGGCGACGACGGACTGCGCGCTGGCGACGGACTGCGGAGCGCTGACGGGGCGCTGCGTCCGGCTCATGCGCCCTTCCCCGCTGCGGCCGCGTCGCCCACGCCCTGTCCGGTCGCGCCGGTGACGAACCAGTCCGTCTCGTAGCGGTCCAGGAAGGGCACCGCGCGGTCGGCGACCGCGGGGCGGGCCCAGCTGACGCCGTTGGCGATGACGCGGCGCACATCGCGGTGCTGGTAGACGGGATAGTCCTGGTCCCCGGGGCTGAAGTAGAAGATCTTGCCCTTGCCGCGGCGGAAGGTGCATCCGGAGCGGAACACCTCTCCCCCGCTGAAGGAGGAGACGAACACCAGCTCGTCGGGCACGGGGATGTCGAAGTGCTCCCCGTACATCTCCTGCTCGTCGATGATGATCGGGTGTGGGATCCCCTCGGCGATGGGGTGGGAGGGGTTCACGGTCCACACCAGCTCGCGGTCGGCCTCGTTGCGCCAGCGCAGGGTGCAGGTGGTGCCCATCAGCCGGGTGAAGGGCTTGGACCAGTGCCCGGAGTGCAGCACCACCAGGCCCATCCCGGCCAGCACGTGCTGCTGGACGCGCTCGGCGACCTCGTCGGAGACCTCGTCGTGGGCCATGTGGCCCCACCAGGTGAGCACGTCGGTCTCGGCCAGGACCTCCTCGCTCAGCCCGTGCTCGGGGTCATCGAGCAGGGCGATGCGGGTGGTGACCTCCGTCCCGAGATTGTCTGTGATCGCCGCCCGGATGGCGGCGTGCATCCCGTCGGGGTAGTTCTCGCGCACGCGCTGGTCGCGCTGCTCGTGGCGGTTCTCCCCCCAGACGGTCACGCGCAGCGGCGCGGCGGTGGAGCCGGACGCGCCGGGGGTGGTGGGGGTGGTGGGGGTGGTGGGCGTCGTAGGCGTCGTCGTCATGGAGATGGTCCTTTCGCGGGGGTGCTGGGCGAGCGGGGTCTGCCCGTCGACGGTCATGCGGCCGTCGCTCGGGTGGTCGGACGGGGTCATTTCACGGCCCCGCCGGTGGCGCCGGCGGCGACGTACTTCTGGGCGATGATCATGAGGATCACGGCGGGAAGGGAGGAGAGCACGGCCGTGGACATCACGGCGCTCCAGTCGGTGTCGTTGGTGCCGATGTAGGTGTACAGCCCCAGCGTCACCGGGCGGATGGTCTCCCCGGTGGTCAGCGTCAGCGCCATGAGGAAGTCGCTCCAGGCGAACAGGAACGAGAAGATCCCTGCGGTGATCAGGGAGTTCTTCGAGACCGGCAGGACGATCGACCAGAAGGCGCGCACATGCCCGCAGCCGTCGACCCGGGCGGCCTCGACGATGGAGGTCTCGAAGGTCTCGAGATAGGCGCGCATGATGAGGATTGCGAAGGGGATGCCCTGGGAGGCGTCGGCGAGGATCAGCCCGGGGATCGAGTTGATCAGCCCCAGAGGCGTGTACACGGTGTACAGCGCGTTGGCGATGACGATGCCGGGGATCATCTGGCTGATCAGCACGACAAAGAGGAGCACAGCAGTCCCCCGTATCCTGAACTGGGCCAGCGCGTAGGCGCAGGGGGCGGCGATCGCCACGGACAGCACGCAGGCGCCGATCGCGACGATCAGCGAGGTGATGAGGTTCTGGCCCTGGTCGGCGATGGCGCGGGAGTAGCCGGAGAAGTCCGGATTCAGCGGCAGCCATTGGGTGTTCAGGCTGTTGCCCGCCGGGGCCAGGGAGGCGTTGACCATCCAGTAGACGGGGAACAGCATGATCGCGACCAGGACGATGCCGATCACGGTGTGGATCCACGCGCGGCCGGGACGCGGTCGACGCGGGGTCGGGGCCGGGGCCGGGGCGATCGGGCCGCCGGTGGTGGCGGTGGTGGCGGTGCTCATCGCGGTCATCCGTTCTTCGCGGCGCGGGCGTTGGCGCGCAGGTAGACGAGGCTGAAGGCCAGGGCGATCAGGATCAGGATGTTGCTCAGCGCGGCGCCCTGGCCGAAGTCGAACTCGATGAAGCTCATCTCGTAGCTGCGGGTGGCGAGGGTCTGGGTGGCGTTGGCGGGACCACCGCCGGTGAGCCCGATGATGAGGTCGAGGACCTTGATCGTGTAGATCACCCCGAGCAGCAGCACCACGGAGACCACCGGGCGCAGCATCGGCAGCGTGATGTGCCAGAAGGACTTCCAGCCGGTGGCGCCGTCGAGCTGGCCGGCCTCGTAGAGCTCGTCGGGGATGGATTGCAGCCCGCTGTACAGCAGCACCACGTTGAAGGGGATGCCCAGCCAGATGTTCACGATGATCACGGCGACCAGCGCGGTCGAGGAGCTGACCAGCCAGGGGATCGGATCGGAGATCAGTCCGACGCCCTCCAGGAAGCGGTTCAACGCGCCGTTGTCCTGCTCGAGGATCCAGCGCCACACGGCGGCCGAGACGATCATCGGCAGCAGCCAGGGCAGCAGCAGGAGCGAGCGCAGGAACCCCGACAGCGGGAACTTCTTGCGGAAGTAGAGGGCCAGGGCCATGCCGATCACGAACTGGCCGATGATCGAGCCGATCGTGAACAACCCGGTGTTGCCCAGAGCCCGCAGGAAGATCGGATCGGAGAAGGTTGCGGTGTAGTTGGCCAGGCCCACGAAGGGCGCCTTGCCGTTGAAGAAGGTCGCGAAGTCGTAGTCCTGGAAGCTCATCACGACGTTCTTCAGGATCGGGTAGCCGAAGAAGGCGATCATGTAGAGCGCGGCCGGGGCGATGAAGGCGTAGCGGACCAGGAGGTCGCCGCGGCGGGCCCGGCGGCGGGCGGCCGAGCCGGGGCCGGCGGCCCGGGCGACGGGCTGGGTGGCGGTGGTGGTCATGTCGGCTCCTTCGTCAGCTCGCGGTCCGGGACGCGTCGACGGTCCGAGCGGCTTCGTCGAACGCCTCGGCCGGGTCGGTGTCGTCGACGAGGACCCGCTGGTTGGCGGTGTAGATGGCCTTGGCGGTGCGCGGCCAGTCGGGGCCGAGCTGGGCGGTGCGGGAGCGGGCGGTGGAGACCTGGTCGACGAAGGTGGACAGCTCCGGATGCTCGCCGGCGAACTGCTCGGCGGCCGCGGCGTCGCCGGGGATGGTGGAGCGCTCGCCCGCCATGTACAGCTGGTTCTCGGGGGCGACGAACGCCTTCAGCAGGGCGGCGGCCTTCTTCTGCTTCTCCTCGTCCCCGGTGATCGGGACGGTCCACACCTCGCCCCCGAGCGGCGCGACCGGGTCGGTGCCGGCCTCGGGCACGGGGATGGTGACCACGTCCCAGTCCAGGTCGGGGGTGTCCGCCTCGAGTCCGGCGATGTTCCAGGGGCCGTTGACGACCATGGCGACGTTGCCGGCCTTGAACTGGTCGATCACGTCGCCCTGGCCCCAGTTGACGACGGAGCGGGAGACGAGCCCCTCGCGCACGAGGTCGGACCAGAACCGGCTGGCGCCGATGACGCCGTCGCCGTCGAGGTCGGTCTCATCGCCCCCGTTGGTCCACATGAAGGGCAGGAACTGCCAGGTGCCCTCGTAGCTGGCGATGGCGGAGAAGGCCAGGCCGTACCGCGTCGGGGTGGTCAGAGCTGCGGCGGCGTCGTGCAGCTCGTCCCAGGTGGTCGGGGGTGCGACGCCGGCCTCCTCGAGGGCGGCGGCATCGTAGAACAGGGCGATGGTGTTCACGGTGGGGGCGATGCCGT encodes the following:
- a CDS encoding peroxidase-related enzyme (This protein belongs to a clade of uncharacterized proteins related to peroxidases such as the alkylhydroperoxidase AhpD.), producing the protein MSVAPTPLDADQLLAAILIDDPETPEVQEALTALRPEVLARTREAYDALYRTEQLLPVPVLHALAAVTADWQGSGPLSAWHAAQGADARLTAADPIAADLHGLDAAALNALREHVDLLSVSPALVGRPDQTRLVGAGVDAPLAVLVSQLVSFESYLQRLLAGLAALRGVEVPTVEAPIRHPLTRGRVAEHGGPTATGRTRPSAFTREILQWEPWVAVPEEDELSELQRASFASKASTNSVYFRMLSLTPAITAARSGLDNAIFLPRDGAPKAERELAAAVASKVNDCIYCASVHARKAAGLSRREDAVDTLLATALERDEDWIAADLAPLEAGQDDRWSAVIAVSAALSRPRPQLTAAELEPLRRQGLSTTEIADLLTAAAFFSWANRLMLSLGEPSLPDDGLPDAGRSDAGRSGAERVAA
- a CDS encoding LacI family DNA-binding transcriptional regulator, translated to MAVSRAERKKPPTSLDVARLAGVSQSTVSYVLTGSRPISEATRARVEDAIDKLGYHPNSGARTLRSQRSGVIGLMVPEADSDDGVLMVFIGAIAREAQRHGYDILLVTAQEGARGIRRVVRTGVCEALILMELDRQDERVAPVIESGLPFVTIGKPEEFPQGSVVDLDFEMLGRMVVARAVEEGCDRLLLFGSPDRKRRRNDVSRFLAGVEDSAGECELEVVLDHEALSGVPERALRLTLPNQRTALFGITGVRQALFAMAATGALVDETRLLIALSGEDLVDVSPLLAAVPQIDPRRIEVSEIAVAELVRLLQIEGAGPRITLVEPRWVEG
- a CDS encoding Gfo/Idh/MocA family protein — protein: MSRTQRPVSAPQSVASAQSVVAAHPAGPVPVVVVGAGGMGKTWIRTVLSSDAAVLVGVIDVIDGAAERAVADLVPEDRRAVVRTGTDAVTVARQASAEAVIDVTIPAAHHAVTADALHAGYPVLGEKPCAATLAEAVSLAGHAESTGRLFMVSQSRRNNAHLHETRRLADELGGAGIVDTRFYKAPRFGGFRDEMEHPLIVDMAIHAFDAGRILIDGDPVAVTATSYNPAWSWYAGDAAATVTITYDSGAVHTYSGSWAAPGAETSWNGDWRVSCARGTVHWDGEEPPTARPEDGEQAPGRDPAPEARWELDASLAEFCASLRGGPVPDSEVHGNVWTQAIVEAAVRSAETGRRVLLAEVLDEALAAARDLDLVDGRSRALSTWKTGVSGLTTT
- a CDS encoding ThuA domain-containing protein translates to MTTTPTTPTTPTTPTTPGASGSTAAPLRVTVWGENRHEQRDQRVRENYPDGMHAAIRAAITDNLGTEVTTRIALLDDPEHGLSEEVLAETDVLTWWGHMAHDEVSDEVAERVQQHVLAGMGLVVLHSGHWSKPFTRLMGTTCTLRWRNEADRELVWTVNPSHPIAEGIPHPIIIDEQEMYGEHFDIPVPDELVFVSSFSGGEVFRSGCTFRRGKGKIFYFSPGDQDYPVYQHRDVRRVIANGVSWARPAVADRAVPFLDRYETDWFVTGATGQGVGDAAAAGKGA
- a CDS encoding carbohydrate ABC transporter permease; amino-acid sequence: MSTATTATTGGPIAPAPAPTPRRPRPGRAWIHTVIGIVLVAIMLFPVYWMVNASLAPAGNSLNTQWLPLNPDFSGYSRAIADQGQNLITSLIVAIGACVLSVAIAAPCAYALAQFRIRGTAVLLFVVLISQMIPGIVIANALYTVYTPLGLINSIPGLILADASQGIPFAILIMRAYLETFETSIVEAARVDGCGHVRAFWSIVLPVSKNSLITAGIFSFLFAWSDFLMALTLTTGETIRPVTLGLYTYIGTNDTDWSAVMSTAVLSSLPAVILMIIAQKYVAAGATGGAVK